From a region of the Coprococcus comes ATCC 27758 genome:
- a CDS encoding glycerol-3-phosphate responsive antiterminator codes for MNSFFHEAVEENPIIAAVKNMDDLKICCSLEDIRVVFILFGDVCSIREIVQQIKDSGKVAMVHVDLISGLSSKEIVVDFIRKNTEADGIISTKAALIKRGKELKMFTVLRYFLLDSMAYENIRQQQHAVKPDYIEVLPGVMPKVIGKVCKMSKTPIIAGGLISDKESVMAALSAGAIAVSSTNHEVWKM; via the coding sequence ATGAACAGTTTTTTTCATGAAGCAGTAGAAGAAAATCCGATCATTGCAGCTGTAAAGAACATGGATGATTTAAAAATCTGTTGTTCTTTGGAAGATATCCGGGTTGTGTTTATTTTATTTGGAGATGTCTGTTCGATCCGTGAGATCGTCCAACAGATAAAAGATTCCGGGAAGGTTGCGATGGTTCATGTAGACCTGATAAGCGGTCTTAGCAGTAAGGAAATTGTCGTAGATTTTATTCGGAAAAATACAGAAGCAGATGGAATAATTTCCACAAAAGCCGCATTGATTAAAAGGGGGAAGGAACTTAAGATGTTCACAGTCCTAAGGTATTTTCTTCTGGATTCAATGGCATATGAGAATATCAGGCAGCAACAACACGCCGTGAAGCCCGATTATATCGAAGTACTTCCGGGTGTGATGCCGAAGGTGATCGGAAAAGTCTGTAAAATGTCAAAGACACCGATCATTGCAGGTGGTCTGATCTCGGACAAAGAATCTGTGATGGCGGCACTTTCAGCTGGAGCGATCGCAGTTTCATCTACGAATCATGAAGTCTGGAAAATGTAA
- a CDS encoding MIP/aquaporin family protein produces MLPYIAEFLGTMILIILGDGVVANVNLNKSGMKGAGAVQITFAWGLAVLLPAFIFGEASGASFNPALTIALAVDGSFAWSMVPGYIIAQIAGAFVGGCIVYLLFKGQFDATEDPGTKLGVFCTGPSIANTGLNIFSEAVGTFILVFAIKGIGNVTGLSTGVDKLFVFGIIVSVGMSLGGLTGYAINPARDLGPRLAHAVLPIKGKGDSNFGYGLVVPIIGPIIGAIAAVLLYGAIPW; encoded by the coding sequence ATGTTACCTTATATAGCAGAGTTTCTTGGAACAATGATACTTATTATTCTTGGAGATGGAGTAGTAGCAAATGTGAACCTTAACAAATCCGGTATGAAAGGTGCCGGCGCGGTTCAGATTACATTTGCCTGGGGTCTTGCAGTTCTGCTTCCGGCATTTATTTTCGGAGAGGCTTCAGGAGCTTCCTTTAATCCGGCACTTACGATCGCGCTTGCAGTGGACGGAAGTTTTGCATGGTCGATGGTTCCTGGATATATCATTGCCCAGATCGCAGGAGCATTCGTAGGCGGCTGTATCGTTTATTTACTTTTCAAAGGACAGTTTGACGCCACAGAAGATCCGGGAACAAAGCTTGGTGTATTCTGTACAGGACCTTCGATTGCAAACACAGGACTGAATATTTTCAGTGAGGCAGTTGGAACATTTATCCTTGTATTTGCGATCAAGGGAATTGGAAACGTGACAGGACTTTCCACAGGCGTTGACAAATTATTTGTATTCGGAATTATCGTATCAGTAGGTATGTCACTTGGCGGACTGACCGGTTATGCGATCAACCCGGCAAGAGATCTTGGACCAAGACTTGCACACGCAGTACTTCCGATTAAAGGAAAAGGTGATTCAAACTTCGGATACGGTCTGGTTGTACCGATCATCGGACCAATCATCGGAGCAATCGCAGCAGTATTACTGTATGGGGCAATTCCGTGGTAA
- the glpK gene encoding glycerol kinase GlpK, giving the protein MAKYVMALDAGTTSNRCILFNEKGEMCSVAQREFTQYFPKPGWVEHDADEIWASMLGVAVEAMNMIGAEAEDIAAIGITNQRETTIVWDKETGEPIHHAIVWQCRRTSEYCDSLKEKGLTDKFREKTGLVIDAYFSGTKVKWLLDNVPGARERAEKGELLFGTVETWLIWKLTKGAVHVTDYSNASRTMLFNINTLEWDDEILAELNIPKCMLPEPKPSSCVYGEADPSYLGGPIPIAGAAGDQQSALFGQTCFNAGEAKNTYGTGCFMLMNTGEKPIFSKNGLVTTIAWGLDGKVNYALEGSIFVAGAAIQWLRDELRIIDSAPDSEYMAKKVKDTNGCYVVPAFTGLGAPHWDQYARGTIVGITRGVNKYHIIRATLESLAYQVNDVLEAMKADSGIELAALKVDGGASANDFLMQTQSDIINAPVNRPQCVETTAMGAAYLAGLAVGYWASKEDVIKNWAIDKTFEPKIADEEREKRIKGWNKAVKYAYGWAKED; this is encoded by the coding sequence ATGGCTAAGTATGTAATGGCACTGGACGCAGGAACAACAAGTAACAGATGTATCCTGTTCAATGAAAAAGGAGAAATGTGCAGCGTTGCACAGAGGGAATTCACACAGTATTTCCCGAAACCGGGCTGGGTTGAACATGATGCAGATGAGATCTGGGCAAGTATGCTTGGTGTAGCCGTTGAAGCAATGAACATGATTGGGGCAGAAGCAGAGGACATTGCAGCAATCGGTATTACAAACCAGAGAGAGACAACCATCGTCTGGGACAAAGAGACAGGAGAGCCGATCCATCATGCAATCGTATGGCAGTGCCGCAGAACTTCTGAGTATTGTGACAGTCTGAAGGAAAAAGGACTTACCGATAAATTCAGAGAAAAAACAGGACTTGTTATCGACGCGTATTTTTCAGGAACAAAGGTAAAATGGCTTCTTGATAATGTGCCGGGAGCAAGAGAGAGAGCAGAAAAGGGAGAATTATTATTCGGTACAGTTGAGACATGGCTGATCTGGAAACTGACAAAAGGTGCAGTTCATGTAACTGATTATTCAAATGCTTCCCGTACGATGCTGTTCAATATCAATACGCTTGAATGGGATGATGAGATCCTTGCAGAGCTGAACATTCCGAAATGCATGCTTCCAGAACCAAAACCGTCAAGCTGTGTATATGGAGAAGCAGATCCTTCTTACCTCGGTGGACCGATTCCGATCGCAGGAGCAGCAGGAGACCAGCAGTCCGCACTGTTTGGACAGACATGCTTCAATGCAGGCGAAGCAAAGAATACATATGGAACCGGATGTTTCATGCTGATGAATACCGGTGAGAAACCGATCTTCTCAAAGAACGGACTGGTAACAACCATCGCATGGGGACTGGATGGGAAAGTAAATTATGCACTGGAAGGTTCAATTTTCGTGGCAGGAGCTGCAATCCAGTGGCTGAGAGATGAACTTCGTATTATTGATTCCGCACCGGATTCAGAATACATGGCTAAGAAAGTAAAAGATACAAACGGATGCTATGTAGTACCTGCATTTACCGGACTTGGAGCACCGCACTGGGATCAGTATGCAAGAGGAACGATCGTAGGAATTACACGTGGCGTTAATAAATATCACATTATCCGCGCAACTCTGGAATCCCTTGCTTATCAGGTAAATGATGTTCTGGAAGCAATGAAAGCTGACTCTGGAATTGAACTTGCAGCACTTAAGGTTGACGGTGGAGCAAGTGCAAATGATTTTCTGATGCAGACACAGTCTGACATCATCAATGCACCGGTTAACCGTCCGCAGTGTGTAGAGACAACCGCAATGGGAGCTGCTTATCTTGCAGGTCTTGCAGTTGGATACTGGGCAAGTAAAGAGGATGTTATTAAGAACTGGGCAATTGATAAGACATTCGAGCCAAAGATTGCAGATGAAGAAAGAGAAAAACGGATCAAAGGCTGGAATAAGGCTGTCAAATATGCTTACGGATGGGCAAAAGAAGATTAG